Proteins co-encoded in one Cytophaga hutchinsonii ATCC 33406 genomic window:
- the gldG gene encoding gliding motility-associated ABC transporter substrate-binding protein GldG translates to MKKKNDILEYIFLIAILVFVNIILSEHFFRLDFTQDKRYSISPVSQQVLGKLDGDVYVEIFLDGDLNPDYERLKKSIKEKLDQFKAYSNNKLEYRFINPADEADEQMRERGFRLIAQRGIKPKYFLEEKNGQKTEKLIFPGAIVSYRQNETPVQFLKGNKVQSDEEQLNQAVEGVEFELLKAIRKLSISEYKTIAIIDGHGEPAKEQLEDVTSTLNEFYSVQRIRLDSITALKHFDMAMVIGPKVAYSEKEKFILDQFINNGGKAMFIYDAIDIRKDSLKNGETFGLSKNLNLDDLLFKYGIRMNQSVVEDMNCAKTVVQTGLNGEVQALNFPYYPVIYQFNKHPIVKNMDAVVLRFAGSIDTVKAVGIKKTPLIQTSAQSKEVQVPFQIDLDVLKKDLDPASFNGGIKTVACLLEGSFTSLYKSKPAPVEYAVVVSGAKPSKVLVCADLDMIRNDYDVNRNMPVPLGYDRDMRYLFSNKEFILNAVDYMMEEELLLVREKEVVMRPLNEQKIKNDKKYWQIVNIVSPIILVLIYGISRYLWRKKKYGTPRNV, encoded by the coding sequence GTGAAGAAAAAAAACGATATACTTGAATACATATTTCTGATAGCCATACTGGTATTTGTAAATATCATTTTGTCTGAACATTTCTTCCGGCTGGATTTTACGCAGGATAAACGTTATTCTATTTCGCCTGTTTCCCAGCAGGTGTTAGGCAAGTTAGACGGAGATGTATACGTTGAGATTTTTTTAGATGGTGATCTGAATCCCGACTACGAACGGTTAAAAAAATCAATCAAAGAAAAGCTGGATCAGTTTAAAGCTTATTCAAATAACAAACTGGAATACCGTTTCATCAATCCGGCAGATGAGGCAGATGAACAGATGCGTGAGCGTGGCTTCAGGTTGATTGCACAACGCGGCATTAAACCAAAATATTTTTTAGAAGAGAAAAACGGACAGAAAACAGAAAAGCTCATCTTTCCTGGAGCTATTGTAAGCTACAGACAAAATGAAACACCGGTTCAGTTTCTGAAAGGAAATAAAGTGCAGTCTGATGAAGAACAGTTAAATCAGGCGGTTGAAGGCGTTGAATTTGAATTACTGAAAGCAATCCGCAAGCTGAGCATTTCCGAATACAAAACCATTGCCATTATTGATGGACATGGTGAACCAGCCAAAGAACAGTTAGAAGATGTAACCAGCACCTTAAATGAATTCTATTCGGTGCAGCGCATCCGGCTGGATAGCATTACAGCGTTAAAGCATTTTGATATGGCAATGGTAATCGGGCCAAAAGTTGCGTATTCAGAAAAAGAGAAATTTATACTTGATCAGTTTATAAATAATGGCGGCAAAGCCATGTTTATTTACGATGCCATTGACATCCGCAAGGATAGTTTGAAAAACGGTGAAACGTTTGGGTTGAGTAAAAATCTCAATCTGGACGATCTTCTTTTCAAGTACGGTATCCGAATGAATCAATCTGTAGTGGAAGATATGAACTGTGCCAAAACAGTTGTGCAAACGGGCTTGAATGGCGAAGTACAGGCGCTTAATTTTCCGTATTATCCGGTGATTTATCAATTCAATAAGCATCCGATCGTAAAGAATATGGATGCGGTAGTGTTACGTTTTGCCGGATCGATTGATACCGTTAAAGCTGTTGGTATTAAGAAAACACCGTTGATTCAAACCTCTGCGCAATCCAAAGAAGTACAGGTGCCTTTTCAGATCGATCTGGATGTGTTAAAAAAAGATCTGGATCCGGCCTCTTTCAATGGCGGAATTAAAACCGTTGCGTGTTTGCTGGAAGGTTCGTTCACTTCTTTATACAAAAGTAAACCTGCACCTGTTGAATATGCTGTCGTTGTTTCAGGTGCGAAGCCTTCTAAAGTATTGGTATGTGCGGATCTGGATATGATCCGGAATGACTATGATGTAAACAGAAACATGCCTGTTCCGTTGGGGTACGACCGTGATATGCGCTATCTGTTTTCAAACAAAGAATTTATATTGAATGCTGTTGATTACATGATGGAAGAAGAGCTGCTGCTTGTTCGGGAGAAAGAAGTAGTTATGCGTCCGTTGAATGAACAGAAAATAAAGAATGATAAAAAGTATTGGCAAATCGTGAATATCGTTTCGCCGATCATTTTAGTATTGATATACGGCATAAGCCGGTATTTGTGGCGTAAGAAAAAATACGGCACTCCACGCAATGTATAA
- the trmB gene encoding tRNA (guanosine(46)-N7)-methyltransferase TrmB, with amino-acid sequence MARKKLMRFKWNEEVHNLFQPEKENYKAYKGKWHEYFKNDNPVILEVGCGRAEYTTGLAALFPENNYIGLDIKGARLWKGSSLSIETGLTNTAFIRTKLQNLEEFFEPGEVKGIWITFPDPKPRESEAKLRLSGLRFMNIYRRLMPAGGKVFFKTDNRVLFDHTLEVLTDQTLKIKDLVFTHDLYQSPLLAEHYGIQTTYEKTYLNQGVQINYLKFEFLPL; translated from the coding sequence ATGGCACGTAAAAAATTAATGCGCTTTAAATGGAACGAAGAGGTTCATAACCTGTTTCAGCCGGAAAAAGAAAATTACAAAGCGTATAAAGGAAAATGGCATGAATACTTCAAAAATGACAATCCGGTCATTTTAGAAGTTGGCTGCGGAAGGGCAGAATATACAACAGGTCTGGCGGCTTTATTCCCGGAGAATAATTACATCGGCCTGGATATTAAAGGCGCGCGTTTGTGGAAGGGGAGTTCGCTTTCCATCGAAACGGGCTTAACCAATACGGCTTTCATCCGCACAAAATTACAGAACCTGGAAGAGTTTTTTGAACCGGGTGAGGTGAAAGGCATCTGGATTACATTCCCGGATCCTAAACCCAGAGAAAGTGAAGCCAAGCTTCGGTTGTCAGGCTTACGTTTTATGAATATTTACCGCCGCTTAATGCCGGCAGGAGGAAAGGTGTTTTTCAAAACAGATAACCGTGTATTATTTGATCATACCTTAGAAGTACTGACCGATCAAACACTGAAAATTAAAGATCTTGTTTTTACGCACGATCTGTATCAGTCTCCGTTGTTAGCCGAACATTACGGCATACAGACTACCTACGAGAAAACATACCTGAATCAGGGTGTGCAGATTAATTATTTAAAATTTGAATTTCTTCCGCTATGA
- a CDS encoding outer membrane beta-barrel protein, with protein sequence MKKLLLVFSTILIIQTTSAQKLITFGPLAGYTASVLENSDYPNSTPGSGYVFGGFIRADIKKWYIQPNIYYMYNSSSIDVNQTSTDVKSKSVNGDVLLGYRFFKFTDLTYLRLFAGPGYSNINTLKYDSCTSDYSTDNILLNAGVGLDFWKLTFDLKYQRGLTDIDKSSNTMHTSLFMLTAGFKIL encoded by the coding sequence ATGAAAAAATTACTTTTAGTATTCAGTACTATTTTAATCATTCAGACAACCAGCGCTCAGAAACTTATTACTTTTGGACCTTTGGCCGGATATACCGCCAGTGTATTAGAAAATTCTGACTACCCGAACAGCACACCCGGCTCCGGTTATGTATTTGGTGGCTTTATACGAGCCGATATAAAAAAATGGTATATACAGCCCAATATTTATTATATGTACAATTCCTCTTCGATTGATGTAAATCAAACAAGCACAGATGTAAAATCAAAAAGTGTGAACGGAGATGTATTACTTGGATACCGGTTCTTTAAGTTTACCGATCTTACTTACCTGCGCCTGTTTGCAGGCCCGGGCTATTCAAATATTAATACATTGAAATATGATTCCTGTACTTCTGACTATTCAACAGACAATATCCTTCTCAATGCCGGTGTAGGCCTTGATTTCTGGAAGCTGACGTTTGATCTGAAATATCAAAGAGGATTGACAGATATTGACAAGTCATCGAACACCATGCATACAAGCTTGTTTATGCTGACAGCAGGATTCAAAATATTATAA
- the gldA gene encoding gliding motility-associated ABC transporter ATP-binding subunit GldA, whose protein sequence is MSVIVKDLVKIYGKQYAVDGISFTAEKGRITGFLGPNGAGKSTTMKVATCFIPPSSGTIEVCGYSVLESPIEVRRNIGYLPEHNPLYLDMYVQEYLQFIGGMYGMKDTALKKRVAQMIELCGLGVEQYKKLGALSKGYRQRAGLAQALIHDPQVLILDEPTTGLDPNQILEIRKVIKSIAKDKTVIFSTHIMQEVQALCDQVIIINRGKIVADKTITEIRNFNTSIKIIRLEFTEQVDIQAFKIFDFVSDARHMQGNAYELVVATHADTRPLIFKACADKGWTLIEMKVEEQSLESVFRELTSKI, encoded by the coding sequence ATGTCTGTAATTGTAAAAGACCTTGTTAAGATATATGGGAAACAATATGCTGTTGATGGTATATCCTTTACAGCAGAAAAAGGCCGCATTACAGGATTCTTAGGTCCGAACGGAGCCGGCAAGTCTACCACGATGAAAGTTGCTACGTGTTTTATTCCGCCTTCTTCAGGAACCATTGAAGTGTGTGGTTACAGTGTACTTGAATCGCCCATTGAAGTAAGACGTAATATCGGGTACTTACCCGAACACAATCCCTTGTATCTGGATATGTATGTACAGGAATATCTTCAGTTTATCGGAGGGATGTACGGCATGAAAGATACAGCCCTCAAAAAGCGTGTTGCTCAAATGATCGAGCTATGCGGGTTGGGAGTGGAGCAATATAAAAAGCTTGGTGCCTTATCAAAAGGATATCGCCAGCGTGCAGGCCTGGCACAGGCACTGATTCATGATCCGCAGGTATTGATATTGGATGAACCTACAACCGGTTTAGATCCAAATCAGATCCTGGAGATTCGTAAAGTAATTAAAAGTATTGCCAAAGATAAGACGGTAATTTTTTCAACCCATATCATGCAGGAAGTACAGGCCTTATGCGATCAGGTCATTATTATCAATCGAGGAAAAATCGTAGCAGATAAAACAATTACGGAGATCCGTAATTTCAATACATCTATTAAAATCATCCGCCTGGAGTTTACCGAGCAAGTGGATATACAGGCGTTTAAAATATTTGATTTTGTTTCTGATGCCAGACACATGCAGGGCAATGCATATGAACTGGTTGTTGCTACCCATGCAGATACACGTCCGCTTATCTTTAAAGCCTGTGCAGACAAAGGCTGGACGCTTATTGAAATGAAAGTGGAAGAACAATCGTTGGAGAGTGTGTTCAGAGAATTAACTTCTAAAATATAA
- the gldF gene encoding gliding motility-associated ABC transporter permease subunit GldF, with product MWSIFRKEIAVFLNSLIAYLVILVFLTFIGVFMWVLPASSILDYGYAEMDTLFSYGPLAFLLLIPAITMRSFAEEKKDGTIELLLTKPLSDWQLLLGKYLSACTLVALALIPTVLYYISVYQLGKPVGNIDSAAVGSSYIGLFLLGCVYTSAGIFASSISTNQIVSFIIALLLCYLIYSGFDHLASLDLWEGSAVTLLPFGLDYHYNALSKGVVDSRNVCYFLTVIGIMLLSTKIILESRKW from the coding sequence ATGTGGAGTATATTCCGGAAAGAAATAGCCGTATTCCTTAATTCTTTAATTGCTTATTTAGTAATACTTGTCTTCTTAACCTTTATTGGTGTGTTCATGTGGGTATTGCCTGCAAGCAGTATTCTTGACTATGGGTATGCAGAAATGGATACACTGTTTTCCTATGGCCCATTAGCATTTTTATTATTGATCCCAGCTATCACGATGCGTTCTTTTGCAGAAGAGAAAAAAGACGGCACGATTGAACTGCTGTTAACAAAGCCTCTCAGCGACTGGCAGCTATTATTGGGTAAATACCTGTCGGCATGTACACTGGTTGCTTTGGCATTGATCCCGACAGTCTTATATTATATTTCCGTATATCAATTAGGCAAGCCCGTTGGTAATATTGATTCAGCTGCAGTTGGTTCTTCGTATATCGGTTTGTTTTTATTAGGTTGTGTCTATACATCTGCCGGTATCTTTGCATCGAGTATCAGTACCAATCAGATTGTGTCCTTTATCATTGCCTTGTTATTGTGTTACCTGATCTATAGCGGATTTGATCACCTTGCCAGTTTAGACTTATGGGAAGGCTCTGCAGTAACCTTGTTACCGTTCGGACTGGATTATCATTACAATGCATTAAGTAAAGGTGTTGTTGATTCCAGAAATGTATGTTACTTTTTAACCGTGATAGGCATCATGCTTCTATCAACCAAAATTATTTTAGAAAGCAGAAAGTGGTAA
- a CDS encoding SPOR domain-containing protein, with protein MTNIEKYISELVGNHDCVIVPGLGAFIAQATSADIHPITHKFTAPGRTLGFNAQIKVNDGLLAAEISRNENVSFQEATNTIEEFVKTFNSTLALYKHYNLSEIGRFFYNVEGKLEFEPDYRVNFSSDSFGLTDFTFKPIERNTFDMNQPTKHRTAKDQTSKEEPSTVGEKKKTTTFAKVLFVLMPLLVLVGAAGFVRYSQNQDISMGGVNIFESLGLKKEAVTVTDTAATAEVLVKDTLTYTTEETPVEALAQTEEVPVMEEVVIETKTTANTSAKKVQNIAPGEVVSGTFYVIIGSFKNESNADKLYSKLTDSGKQVVKLPVDANGFYKVAVGSFESLEKANSEMANLEPSYSGIWVKKY; from the coding sequence ATGACAAATATAGAAAAATACATATCAGAACTAGTTGGCAATCATGATTGTGTGATTGTGCCAGGCTTAGGCGCGTTTATCGCTCAGGCAACTTCTGCTGATATTCATCCTATTACCCATAAATTTACAGCTCCGGGACGCACATTAGGTTTTAATGCGCAGATCAAGGTAAACGATGGTTTACTGGCTGCTGAAATTTCCCGCAACGAAAATGTTTCTTTTCAGGAAGCAACCAATACAATCGAGGAATTTGTAAAGACATTTAATTCAACACTTGCTTTATACAAACATTATAACCTTTCTGAGATCGGACGTTTTTTTTATAATGTTGAAGGTAAACTTGAGTTTGAACCTGATTATAGAGTTAATTTTTCTTCCGATAGCTTTGGCTTAACAGATTTTACTTTTAAACCGATAGAACGTAATACCTTTGACATGAATCAGCCTACAAAACACCGTACTGCAAAAGATCAGACTTCAAAAGAAGAACCATCAACAGTCGGTGAAAAGAAAAAAACAACAACGTTTGCAAAAGTGTTATTTGTACTGATGCCGTTACTGGTATTAGTTGGTGCTGCAGGTTTTGTCAGATATAGCCAGAATCAGGATATCAGTATGGGCGGCGTTAACATTTTTGAATCACTGGGATTGAAGAAAGAAGCGGTAACTGTTACAGATACAGCAGCAACAGCTGAAGTACTGGTAAAAGACACCCTTACCTATACAACAGAAGAAACGCCTGTTGAAGCGCTTGCTCAGACAGAAGAAGTTCCTGTAATGGAAGAAGTGGTGATTGAAACAAAAACGACTGCTAATACATCTGCAAAAAAAGTACAGAACATTGCTCCGGGTGAAGTTGTTTCAGGGACATTCTATGTAATCATCGGTTCATTTAAAAATGAATCAAATGCCGATAAACTATACAGTAAACTAACAGATTCAGGTAAGCAGGTTGTGAAACTTCCGGTAGATGCCAATGGTTTTTACAAAGTTGCCGTTGGTTCATTTGAATCACTTGAAAAAGCCAATAGTGAAATGGCAAACTTAGAGCCATCGTATAGCGGTATCTGGGTTAAAAAATATTAA
- the dnaN gene encoding DNA polymerase III subunit beta — translation MKFVVSSNALLKQLTAINGVITTNPVVPILENFLFEIGDGMLVVYASDLQTSMITEIAVEAKAKGSIAVPAKILLDTLKNLPEQPVTFTIDPETYSIEISSDNGRYKLSGENATDFPKVPGVKNGYSVDISTEILNRAISSTIFAASNDELKPAMTGVYVSLTESNATFVATDGHRLIRYRRTDIVSEMANTLIIPKKALNLLKASLPSENTNVKIEYNASNAFFSFNNIKMICRLIDERFPDYENAIPVDNPNVLTITRTDMMNSLKRISIYANKTTHQVRLKLAGSELQISAEDLDFSNEANERLACEFEGQDMEIGFNAKFLVEMLSNLDSPQISMHFSAPNRAGIITPADKDEHEDVLMLVMPVMLNSYA, via the coding sequence ATGAAATTTGTCGTTTCTTCAAATGCTTTACTTAAGCAACTAACTGCCATAAATGGTGTTATTACAACCAATCCGGTAGTGCCTATTCTGGAAAATTTTCTATTTGAAATTGGAGATGGAATGCTGGTTGTTTATGCTTCTGATCTTCAAACGTCAATGATTACTGAAATCGCTGTTGAGGCGAAAGCAAAGGGTAGTATTGCAGTACCGGCTAAGATTTTGCTGGATACATTGAAAAACTTACCTGAACAGCCGGTAACATTTACAATTGATCCTGAAACATATAGCATCGAGATCAGCTCAGATAACGGTCGTTATAAACTTTCAGGTGAAAACGCTACAGATTTCCCTAAAGTGCCTGGTGTTAAAAATGGCTACAGCGTAGATATCTCAACTGAAATATTAAACCGTGCTATTTCTTCTACCATCTTTGCTGCCAGCAACGATGAATTGAAACCGGCAATGACAGGTGTATACGTTTCATTAACGGAATCTAATGCAACATTTGTTGCTACAGACGGTCACCGTTTGATCCGTTACAGACGTACGGATATCGTGTCTGAAATGGCCAATACATTGATTATTCCTAAAAAGGCATTGAACTTATTAAAAGCTTCTTTACCTTCAGAAAATACCAATGTTAAAATTGAATACAATGCATCCAATGCATTCTTCAGCTTTAACAATATTAAAATGATTTGTCGTTTGATCGATGAGCGTTTCCCGGATTACGAAAACGCAATTCCGGTAGACAATCCGAATGTTCTTACAATTACAAGAACGGATATGATGAATTCATTAAAACGTATTTCGATCTATGCGAACAAAACAACGCATCAGGTTCGTTTGAAATTAGCAGGAAGTGAATTGCAGATTTCTGCAGAAGATTTGGATTTCTCCAACGAAGCAAATGAGCGTTTAGCGTGTGAGTTTGAAGGTCAGGATATGGAAATCGGTTTCAACGCGAAGTTCCTGGTTGAAATGTTAAGCAACCTGGATAGCCCGCAGATCTCCATGCATTTCTCTGCACCGAACAGAGCCGGTATTATCACTCCGGCCGATAAAGATGAACACGAAGATGTATTGATGCTTGTTATGCCGGTAATGTTAAACAGTTACGCATAA
- a CDS encoding bifunctional folylpolyglutamate synthase/dihydrofolate synthase produces MDYNQAIQFLYTQYPAFEKQGGLAYKPGLGNVLNISAAFNNPHTAFKSIHVAGTNGKGSSSSILAAVLQSAGYTVGLYTSPHIHDFTERIRINGVPIPKDIVVDFVQNNTAVFDRFKPSFFEITTILAFVWFAKQQVDIAIIETGMGGRLDATNIVQPEVSLITNVSLDHTQFLGNTIQAIASEKAGIIKAGIPVVISELQQELISVYEEQANALNSPLIKAFEAYTVDTIITASEHTEISITDHVLKKIIALRLDLQGLYQSKNVVGVLTVIDQLKKDGWAIPEDSIKEGLAHVQQLAGFKGRWQIISQKPLTILDAAHNEAGITLSMQQLQLYHKSIHIVIGMVKDKDIEKVLSLLPVQATYYFCQADSPRAMPAAELQTAAAVNGLQGQAITNVNDAVRAARKNAAPDDVIWIGGSLYVLGEFVSE; encoded by the coding sequence GTGGATTACAATCAGGCAATACAATTTTTATATACACAATATCCTGCTTTTGAAAAGCAAGGCGGCCTGGCATACAAACCGGGTCTGGGTAATGTTCTGAACATTTCCGCTGCATTCAATAATCCGCATACAGCATTTAAATCCATTCACGTAGCAGGTACAAACGGCAAAGGCAGTAGTTCAAGCATACTCGCGGCTGTGCTCCAATCCGCAGGTTATACGGTTGGCTTATATACTTCCCCGCACATTCATGATTTTACGGAGCGTATCCGCATCAATGGTGTTCCCATTCCGAAAGACATTGTTGTTGATTTCGTTCAGAATAATACAGCAGTATTTGATCGCTTCAAACCCTCTTTTTTCGAGATAACAACCATTCTGGCATTCGTCTGGTTTGCCAAACAACAGGTTGATATAGCCATTATTGAAACTGGTATGGGCGGGCGGCTGGACGCTACAAATATTGTACAGCCTGAAGTTTCATTGATTACAAATGTGAGCCTGGATCATACACAGTTTTTAGGCAATACCATACAAGCAATTGCTTCTGAAAAGGCCGGCATCATTAAAGCAGGAATACCTGTTGTGATTTCAGAACTTCAGCAAGAGCTGATTTCTGTTTATGAGGAACAGGCAAACGCGCTAAATTCACCGTTAATTAAGGCCTTTGAAGCATATACCGTTGATACAATTATAACAGCATCTGAACATACTGAAATCAGTATTACAGATCATGTCTTAAAGAAAATAATTGCACTTCGATTAGATCTGCAAGGGTTGTATCAATCAAAAAATGTTGTTGGTGTATTGACTGTAATAGATCAGTTGAAGAAGGACGGTTGGGCAATACCCGAAGACTCTATCAAAGAAGGGTTGGCGCATGTCCAGCAGTTGGCTGGCTTTAAAGGTCGTTGGCAGATCATATCACAAAAACCGTTAACAATCCTGGATGCTGCACACAACGAAGCGGGCATAACGCTTTCCATGCAGCAGTTGCAGCTATATCATAAGTCCATTCATATTGTGATCGGTATGGTTAAAGATAAGGACATCGAAAAAGTATTGTCCTTGCTGCCTGTGCAGGCTACCTATTATTTTTGTCAGGCAGACTCGCCAAGAGCCATGCCTGCCGCTGAGCTGCAGACAGCAGCAGCAGTCAACGGTTTGCAGGGACAGGCAATAACGAATGTAAACGACGCTGTTCGGGCAGCGCGCAAAAATGCTGCACCGGACGATGTGATCTGGATCGGAGGCAGTTTATATGTTTTAGGAGAATTTGTATCGGAATAA
- a CDS encoding DUF4340 domain-containing protein, with the protein MLTGITTRVKVLFLLTVLTGATALWTLLSKGASGKPEYTDFIKIDTADIVKVTFTSHKETHYVAPKTSSLWYIDSKYDVRRDIITTMKLGLARMDVKMPVASEIKEEIKKRLFADGVHVQVLTEEGEKEFWVLTNDNDNNSSYFISSSAADPYIIYVPGFTGDLTDLFKLKASDWRNKALFRNAPGGIEELSVSYQSSPKDGFTIKKVLNRYEVVDMSQVDSTRLYTYLGLYQRINVENYLVDKQKDSVEYLLKSQQPEVLLTVTDIDKSRSKTIQIYKALPGTKLLYARVVDNGELVTLNPEVFFRLLVRKQWFMDK; encoded by the coding sequence ATGCTTACAGGTATTACAACTCGTGTTAAGGTTTTATTTTTGTTAACGGTGTTAACAGGTGCAACTGCTCTATGGACGCTTTTAAGCAAAGGCGCATCGGGCAAACCTGAATATACAGACTTTATAAAGATTGATACGGCAGATATTGTTAAAGTTACGTTTACATCGCACAAAGAAACACATTATGTAGCTCCTAAAACGAGTTCTCTATGGTATATCGATTCGAAATACGATGTGCGCAGAGATATCATCACAACGATGAAGTTAGGGCTTGCACGCATGGATGTAAAAATGCCTGTGGCGAGCGAAATCAAAGAAGAAATTAAAAAACGTTTGTTTGCCGATGGTGTACACGTTCAGGTATTAACCGAAGAAGGAGAAAAAGAATTCTGGGTGCTAACGAACGATAACGATAATAACAGTTCGTATTTTATCAGTTCTTCAGCGGCTGATCCATATATCATTTATGTGCCGGGTTTCACAGGAGACCTGACCGATCTGTTCAAACTTAAAGCCAGTGACTGGAGAAATAAAGCATTATTCCGAAATGCTCCGGGTGGCATAGAAGAGCTGTCTGTATCATACCAATCTTCACCTAAGGATGGTTTTACCATTAAAAAAGTTTTAAACAGATATGAGGTTGTCGACATGTCTCAGGTTGATTCCACACGGTTATACACGTATTTGGGGCTCTATCAACGTATAAATGTTGAAAACTACCTTGTTGATAAGCAGAAAGATTCTGTGGAATACCTGTTGAAATCCCAGCAACCTGAAGTATTACTTACAGTAACTGATATCGATAAAAGCCGTTCTAAAACCATTCAGATCTATAAAGCACTCCCAGGAACAAAACTTCTGTATGCACGTGTTGTGGATAACGGAGAGCTGGTAACCCTGAACCCGGAAGTGTTTTTCCGGTTACTTGTAAGAAAACAATGGTTTATGGATAAATAA
- the murA gene encoding UDP-N-acetylglucosamine 1-carboxyvinyltransferase, translating to MASFEIIGGTKLRGEIIPQGAKNEALQILCAVLISPEPIVIHNVPNIIDVNKLIELLNDMGVLVTKITSSSYRFESKDINLDFLDTEDFKKKASALRGSIMIIGPLLARFGKAKMPKPGGDKIGRRRLDTHFIGLQKLGASFDYDSNDSFYNISASELKGCYMLLDEASVTGTANVVLAAVMAKGETTIYNAACEPYLQQLCSMLNRMGAKISGIGSNLLKIEGVDYLGGTEHTILPDMIEIGSFIGLAAMTGSEITIKNCRIDMLGLIPSVFQRLGIKLEFRGDDIFIPEQENYEIDTFIDGSILTVADQIWPGFTPDLLSIVLVVATQAKGSVLIHQKMFESRLFFVDKLIDMGAQIILCDPHRATVIGLGKQVALRGISMSSPDIRAGVSLLIAAMSAQGKSTIHNIEQIDRGYQNIDTRLNALGAKISRLN from the coding sequence ATGGCATCTTTCGAAATAATCGGCGGTACTAAACTACGTGGTGAAATCATTCCGCAGGGAGCAAAAAACGAAGCACTTCAAATTTTATGTGCGGTACTAATATCTCCTGAACCTATTGTTATTCATAATGTACCAAACATTATTGATGTCAATAAACTGATCGAATTGTTAAACGATATGGGTGTTCTGGTTACAAAAATAACCTCATCGTCTTATCGTTTTGAATCAAAAGATATCAATCTGGATTTTTTAGATACAGAAGATTTCAAAAAGAAAGCTTCTGCCCTACGCGGCTCCATCATGATCATAGGTCCGCTATTGGCGCGCTTTGGCAAGGCAAAGATGCCTAAGCCGGGTGGTGACAAAATCGGAAGAAGAAGATTGGATACACACTTTATTGGCTTACAAAAACTAGGTGCCTCTTTTGATTACGATTCAAACGACAGTTTCTATAACATCAGTGCATCTGAATTAAAAGGCTGTTATATGCTACTGGATGAGGCATCGGTAACAGGTACTGCCAATGTTGTGTTAGCGGCTGTAATGGCAAAAGGCGAAACAACTATATATAATGCTGCCTGTGAGCCTTACTTACAGCAGTTGTGCAGCATGCTGAACCGCATGGGTGCTAAGATCAGCGGCATCGGCTCTAATTTATTAAAGATTGAAGGTGTTGATTATTTAGGCGGAACAGAACATACGATTCTTCCGGATATGATTGAGATCGGTAGTTTCATTGGACTTGCAGCAATGACAGGTTCTGAAATTACAATTAAAAATTGCCGTATTGATATGCTTGGCCTGATTCCTTCTGTGTTCCAGCGCTTAGGTATTAAGCTGGAATTCAGAGGAGATGATATCTTTATTCCCGAACAGGAAAATTATGAAATAGACACTTTTATTGATGGTTCTATCTTAACCGTTGCCGATCAGATCTGGCCTGGCTTCACGCCTGACTTATTAAGTATTGTGCTGGTTGTGGCAACACAAGCTAAAGGTTCTGTACTCATCCACCAGAAAATGTTTGAGAGCCGTTTATTCTTCGTAGATAAACTGATTGATATGGGTGCGCAGATTATTTTGTGCGATCCGCACAGAGCAACCGTAATTGGTTTAGGTAAGCAGGTTGCGTTAAGAGGTATATCTATGAGTTCTCCGGATATCAGAGCCGGGGTATCGTTATTGATCGCTGCGATGTCTGCACAGGGAAAATCTACTATTCATAATATTGAACAGATTGATCGTGGTTATCAGAATATTGATACACGATTGAATGCATTAGGTGCTAAAATCTCACGTCTAAACTAA